The region GCGTGCGCGTGTGAAACCGATGTTTGACATCTTCTTCAACGAACAATTATTATCCGCAGTCGAAAGCCTCATAGGACCAGAAATAACCCTGAGCCCCATTCAGCATTTTCGCCCCTACCTGCCCGCGCGTGAAACACAACCCGGACAGGTCCCCTGGCATCAGGACCAGGGCGTCACAAAAGAAGAAGCAGACATCTCGGAAATCATAACCTGCTGGATACCACTCGTAGATGTCACCCCAGAACGCGGATGCTTACAGGTATTGCCCGGCGTAGTACCCCTGGGACTGCTCGAACACCAGCGCGAAGGCGGCACCATGATCAAACCCATGTACATGCCGGAAATCGAACCCGTAAACTGCATCATGAAACGCGGCGACGTACTCATGATGAGCGCGTACACCCCGCACAGAGGTCAGCCAAACCGCTCCAATCTGGTGCGCTGGAGCATGGACCTGCGATTTCAAAAAACCGGCACACCTACAGGACGCCCATTCTGGCCCGAATTTATCGTCCAGAGCAAAGAAAATCCCGCATCTGTGCAAGACAGCTTTGACGAATGGTGTACGCGGTGGGTAATGGACCTGCGGGAGAGCAAAGGGACCCATCTGCATCGGGTGTGACGCAGTCCCTCATTCAAACGGAATATCATCCGCATTAAAAACCTGCGTGCGTTTCATCATGCGGCGTTCCGATGGCGGAAAGGGTTCGCGGCGATGCATTGTGGGGCGGTTGTCCCACATCACCAGATCGCCCACCTGCCAGATGTGGGTCCACAAAAAATCGGGACGGGCGGCGTGTGCAAAAAGCGTCTGGAGAAGCGCGTCGCTCTCATCGGCGGGCATATCGAGAATATATTTGGTCAAATGGGGACCCGCATAAAGCGACTTGCGCCCGGTTTCTGGATGGGTGCGCACGACAGGATGGTCAACGCGCTCGGGTGGGTTTTGTTCCTCAACATAATGACGGTGTACGGCTCGCAATCCCGTGAGCCGTTTTTTCATCTCCTCATCTAACGCTTCATACGCAGCATAACAATTGCACCACTGGGTATTGCCCCCTGCACTGGGAATTTCAAGCGCATAAAGAACGGAAATCGTACCCGGTCGCTTGAGATACGACAAATCGGAGTGAAAACTAACCTCCCCATCGCCCAGAGCACCGATGGGCTGCCCGTTCTCCTCGATATTGGAAACAATAAAAATCTCTTTGTTTTCCCGGTCAAGTTGTTTGCGAACATGTTCTACTGCGCGACCAAAATAATTGGTAAAGCGAATCTGATCTTCCTCGCTCAAATCCTGATCCCGAAAATACACCACACAGTAATCGAGCAATGCCTGGCGAATCGCCTGGACAGTATCATCATCGAGCGCCTGCGAAAGATCAAGCCCTCGAATTTCAGCGCCGAGTGCGCCGCCAGAAGGTATGACTTGCATAATTCGTACCACCTCATCTATCCGGCCATTTATACGCGACCTTTGCATTCTTCCAAAAATACTTCTCCAGCACCGCGTCACCCTTTTGAGAAAAATAATCATACACAAGGCGTTGCGCCTCGGCCGGGGTGCGCTTGCTGCGTTCGAGAACCGGCCAATCACTGCCGTAAATCACGCGATCTTCACCAAAAAGCTGCCAGAGCGCATCGAGCAAATAGACATAAAAATCGGGATCTGTGGGTGCCGGAATAACCTGACAACGCAAATCCATCAAACCCGACACCTTGCAAAAAATATTGGGCTGTTCCGCGGCTTTTTGCATAAGCTCCAAACGCTCGGGCGCGATGGGCTTGCCATCTGCCGGAATATTGCCGCAGTGATTGATCACAATGCGAAGATCGGGCAAACGACGCGCGATTTCCACAACCGCATCGTTGATCCCCGAATCGAGTTCGAGATCGTGCTCGACGAGCTTTGCAAAAGCACCTGCCATCTCGCCCAAATCTTCGCGCTCCCAGGGATGGGTGCGCGGGCGAATACCCAAAAAGAGCGGATTGGGAGATAGGCGATTGAGATGATCGCCAAAATCCTCAGCACGCGGATCGAGATTGCCAACCAGCCCCACGATAAACGGATCATCTTCGATCACATCGAGCACCCACTGGTTATCTTCAACCCATGTACTCGCCTCCACAATAATAGCCCCAGTAACACCTTCAGACGCGACCAGTGCTCTGTAATCTTCGGGCATAACCCGGCGATAAATCTCGTCATCCGGCTCGGGAAAAGGCACACCCTCTGGACGAGTGGGATCGTAAATATGGATATGCGTATCAATAATCATCTATCACTCCTCTATAGTACAACTTCCTCTATGTCCATATGCTCGCGCAACCGCCCAAGTGCGCGGTCTTTGAGCTGGCGCACGCGCTCGCGGCTAATGTGAAAACGCTTGCCCACTTGCTCAAGCGATTCGGCGTCATCAACATCCAGGCCAAAATAGCGGTTGATAATCTCGGCTTCGCGCTCGGGCAAATCGGCCAGCCCTTTGTGCAAAAGATCGCGCAATCGGCTGGCATGCACATCCTCATCTGGCAGGGGTGCATCATCGGGAACAACATCGGCAAACCGGCGGTCGCCATCTTCATATACTGGCCCGTCGAGCGAAACAGATGCCAGACTCGTTTGAAGCGCCTTATGCACCCGTCGAGGTGAAAAATCGGTTTCTGAAGCCAACTCGTCAATCGTGGGAACGCGACCGGATGCTTGTGAAAGTGCAGCAGACACTTTGTTGAGCACATCGCGATCATCTATCTGATTGACCGGAAACGCGACCGGATGCGTCTGACGATTGAGAGCAGAGAGAATCGCCTGGCGAATCCACCACACCGCATAAGTGATAAACTTGTACCCGCGCTCTGGATCATAGGTCTGAGTAGCGCGTATCAGGCCCATATTGCCTTCGGCAATGAGATCGGAAAGAGGCAACCCGCGCCCCGTGTATTCGCCAGCCACGCGCACGACAAAACGCAAATTGGCTGTAATGAGATGATCCAGCGCCTTTTGATCGCCCTTGCGCGCGGCATTGATAGCTTTGACCTCATCCTCGCGGGAAAGAGGGGTATATTTGCGAATATCGCGCAAATAAAGATCTGTAAGTTGAGCCTGCGAAAGAGAATCGCTTCCAGTTAAAGGCTCTGCTAAATTTTTTAATTCTTTTTTCATAGTTTTAATTCCAGTGTCTCGGCAGTTGATGTAGAATGAAAAAATGGTACGGACTGACACGTCGGTTGGTTGAGCGTTTGACACGCTGGACAGAGACGCTCTTCAACTCTGAGATCACAGGGCAAACACGCGCAAATACTGGCTATAGTTTGGGTCAGCGTTTTGCGTATATGCTTGTAGTGCTCAATCTGTTCTTCGACTTCTTTAAGGCGTTCATTGAGATCTTCGAGAATATCATGCGCGAGTTCGCCTGCAGTTTTATTTTGCTCTCGTTTGTCAATAATGACCTTGATATGTTCGAGATCAAATTCCATCTCTTTAAGACTCAAAATCATGCGCAACCGCGTCAGTTGCTCGTGGGAATAACATCGAAAACCGCCACTACTTCGACATTCGGGATATATCAAACCCATCTCTTCGTAATAGCGCACTGTGCGCGTAGTCGTACCGGCTTCTTTTGCCAATTTCCCAATATGCATCAAACCATCATCGCATTTTGACACAACAGATCACCTCGTTCCTATAAGCAAAACAGACAAACTTTTACGTTACGTTAAAGTTGGGCAAAGAAATATACCCCAACACAACATCAATGTCAACGAAAAACTTTGACGTAACGTTAAGGTTTGACAATCAGCAGTCTTAATGATGGAACAAACGCACCCCGGTCATAACCAGAAGCATACCGTATTCATCACAGGCTGCGATGACATCGTCGTCGCGCACTGAACCCCCGGTCTCAACCACGTATTTGACGCCCGTGCGAGCGGCGCGATCAATATTATCTCGAAAGGGAATAAACGCATCGGAACTGAGCACAATCTCGTCCATCTGTCCAATCCACCCTCGCCGCGCGTCCTCCTCCAAAGGAGAAGGCACAGTATCGAAACAGGCTTCCCAAATCCGACGTTCCTCACGGGTCATATTGCCGCGCAAATAAGCTTCAATAGCATTGATCTTTTCAGGGCGCTTCAAACCCCTTCTAAATTTGAAATTGAGAATATCCGGATGCTGACGCAAATACCACGCTTCGGCTTTCCCTGCGGCAATCTCCGTACACGCCAGACGATTTTGCTGCCCGGCACCATTGCCGATAACCTGTCCATCAAAGGCAAAACACATCGAATTGGACTGCGTGTACTTCAAAGCAATAGTCGCCAGGAGCATATCGCGCTGTGCCTCGGCAGAAACCTCTTTATTCTCTGTCACAATATTCGTTAAAATATCCGCATCAATGGCTTTGGCATTGCGCGTCTGTTCCAGAACAATGCCAAAAACATCGCGAGACTCCGGGCCAGCAGGCGCGTATGATTCATCCATCTGAAGAATGGGATAACTGCCGCCTTTTTTCTTCTTGAGAATATCGAACGCCTCTGGTTGATACCCCGGAGCAATAATGCCATCGGACACTTCGCGACTGAGCAAACGCGCAGTCGATTGATCCACCTCATCGCTCAAAGCCACCCAGTCGCCAAAAGAGGATAGCCTATCCGCACCCCGAGCGCGGGCATAAGCCGTAGCCAGAGGCGAAAGATCGAGATCATCGACAAAATACGCCCTTTGCAGAGCGTCAGACACAGGAACGGCAACAGCCGCACCAGCAGGGCTTAAGTGTTTGAAAGACGCGGCTGCCGGCATACTGAGTACCTCTTTAAGCTCGCGCACGAGTTGCCAGGAATTGAGCGCGTCGAGCAGATTGATATAACCCGGCGCGCCATTGAGCACCGTGAAGGGCAATTTGCCGCTGGGAGAGTACGCACGCGCATCAGATTGATGCGGGTTGCAACCATAACGAAGAATCAGTCCATCTTGAGACATAAGACAATCCTTTTGAAAATAAAAAAGCCCAATCCTATAGTGGATTGAGCCCAGGCGATCGACCCCTTGAATTTTAGTTCTAACGCTCCCCTCCGGTTATCTCCGGATATTCGCCAGTTGCGTCAGATAAGATTGACAAAATCAATATAACGGGAGATTACACATATGTCAACATCCATCAGCCCGCCCTCTGTCAGCACCCGATACAATTTCCGTCGCACCTGTTTCAGTGGTCACAAAACAGAGCAATTGCTCGGGATCAGCCAGGTCGAGAACAACGGGCGAATGCGTAGTGGTCAAAATTTGGGCACGCGCCCTATCCTCGTGCTGTGCTAATGTACTAAATGCTTTAAAAACCGCTTCTACCGCGCCGGAATGGAGACCATTTTCCGGGACTTCGAGCAAACATATCCCATCGCCATCGGGCACATAAGCCAACAATGTTAGAGCCAGCAATCGCAGAGTCCCATCGGACAACATCCACGACGGCGTCTCGAGATCATTGTGGTGCTTAACCACGAGATAGCAATGTTGATCTTCGGGACGCACAACCGTGTAAACAGCCGATAAACCCGGCAAAACAGTGCCCAAAAGCGCCAGCCAGGCCGCATGCCTGCCCGGCTCATTCTCTTTCAGGTCAGCGACCACCCAGGGCAGATTAGTACC is a window of Gemmatimonadota bacterium DNA encoding:
- a CDS encoding amidohydrolase family protein, which produces MIIDTHIHIYDPTRPEGVPFPEPDDEIYRRVMPEDYRALVASEGVTGAIIVEASTWVEDNQWVLDVIEDDPFIVGLVGNLDPRAEDFGDHLNRLSPNPLFLGIRPRTHPWEREDLGEMAGAFAKLVEHDLELDSGINDAVVEIARRLPDLRIVINHCGNIPADGKPIAPERLELMQKAAEQPNIFCKVSGLMDLRCQVIPAPTDPDFYVYLLDALWQLFGEDRVIYGSDWPVLERSKRTPAEAQRLVYDYFSQKGDAVLEKYFWKNAKVAYKWPDR
- a CDS encoding MerR family transcriptional regulator, translating into MSKCDDGLMHIGKLAKEAGTTTRTVRYYEEMGLIYPECRSSGGFRCYSHEQLTRLRMILSLKEMEFDLEHIKVIIDKREQNKTAGELAHDILEDLNERLKEVEEQIEHYKHIRKTLTQTIASICACLPCDLRVEERLCPACQTLNQPTCQSVPFFHSTSTAETLELKL
- a CDS encoding phosphoribosylaminoimidazolecarboxamide formyltransferase, with amino-acid sequence MSQDGLILRYGCNPHQSDARAYSPSGKLPFTVLNGAPGYINLLDALNSWQLVRELKEVLSMPAAASFKHLSPAGAAVAVPVSDALQRAYFVDDLDLSPLATAYARARGADRLSSFGDWVALSDEVDQSTARLLSREVSDGIIAPGYQPEAFDILKKKKGGSYPILQMDESYAPAGPESRDVFGIVLEQTRNAKAIDADILTNIVTENKEVSAEAQRDMLLATIALKYTQSNSMCFAFDGQVIGNGAGQQNRLACTEIAAGKAEAWYLRQHPDILNFKFRRGLKRPEKINAIEAYLRGNMTREERRIWEACFDTVPSPLEEDARRGWIGQMDEIVLSSDAFIPFRDNIDRAARTGVKYVVETGGSVRDDDVIAACDEYGMLLVMTGVRLFHH
- a CDS encoding RNA polymerase sigma factor RpoD/SigA codes for the protein MKKELKNLAEPLTGSDSLSQAQLTDLYLRDIRKYTPLSREDEVKAINAARKGDQKALDHLITANLRFVVRVAGEYTGRGLPLSDLIAEGNMGLIRATQTYDPERGYKFITYAVWWIRQAILSALNRQTHPVAFPVNQIDDRDVLNKVSAALSQASGRVPTIDELASETDFSPRRVHKALQTSLASVSLDGPVYEDGDRRFADVVPDDAPLPDEDVHASRLRDLLHKGLADLPEREAEIINRYFGLDVDDAESLEQVGKRFHISRERVRQLKDRALGRLREHMDIEEVVL
- a CDS encoding TauD/TfdA family dioxygenase, with amino-acid sequence MQVIPSGGALGAEIRGLDLSQALDDDTVQAIRQALLDYCVVYFRDQDLSEEDQIRFTNYFGRAVEHVRKQLDRENKEIFIVSNIEENGQPIGALGDGEVSFHSDLSYLKRPGTISVLYALEIPSAGGNTQWCNCYAAYEALDEEMKKRLTGLRAVHRHYVEEQNPPERVDHPVVRTHPETGRKSLYAGPHLTKYILDMPADESDALLQTLFAHAARPDFLWTHIWQVGDLVMWDNRPTMHRREPFPPSERRMMKRTQVFNADDIPFE
- a CDS encoding phytanoyl-CoA dioxygenase family protein; translation: MSLTQNQIDQYRDRGFLIAENVLDDAAFEPIEHAYDVLINQKAQELLEEGTISSVHADKPFSHRLAALARELDDEGYDALRSFAGGFDIMRARVKPMFDIFFNEQLLSAVESLIGPEITLSPIQHFRPYLPARETQPGQVPWHQDQGVTKEEADISEIITCWIPLVDVTPERGCLQVLPGVVPLGLLEHQREGGTMIKPMYMPEIEPVNCIMKRGDVLMMSAYTPHRGQPNRSNLVRWSMDLRFQKTGTPTGRPFWPEFIVQSKENPASVQDSFDEWCTRWVMDLRESKGTHLHRV